CGTGGCACGCAGTCCGCTCTTATCGAGGGAGACACAGTGCCCGTCATAGAAGAGGACATTGCCGCGCCCGGCATGCCGCCGCATGAAACCGATCTCCTGCGACTCCTTGTAAGCGGAAGGAGTGAAATACCAGGCGCCGTTCTGGTAAGCAGTGTTGTAGGTATCGCCGTAGGAGATGGTGTCGGAGGGATGATTCAACCGGCCGATCTTGTAAAACCGCATATCATTGCGGCCATCATGCCTGACGAGGAAATTCCGGCCGATATAGTCGCCTTTGCCGACGCCGTTGCCCATATCCCGGTTGCCGGTATAATCGGCGTCATAATTGTATTCCGCCATGCCGGAGATGCCGAAGCAGGCGGTATAGAGCATTTTTTTTGCGTCGGACGGACACTGCGCCGTCTCCCATGCCGCATAGCGGGTGGCATCCTTGTCGCTCAGGATGCGCTGCGTCCAGGCCCTGAAACTGCCGCCCTCGTTATCCTGAAAAACCAGAAAGTCGTCGTTGTCATCGACATAGAGCCGGAATGCCATTCCCATCTGCTTCATGTTGTTCATGCACGCGGAGCTGCGCGCCTTTTCCCGCGCCTGATTCAATGCGGGCAGCAGCATCGAAGCCAGGATCGCGATGATCGCAATAACGACCAGCAGTTCAATCAGCGTAAAACCTTTTCTTTGCATGATTTCCTCCGTCCGATAATAGTTAATAAGTGAAGCGGAGGCGAATTCATTGCCGCCCGGCAAAAAAGCGCGGCAGGAGGAAAACGCTGCACGATGACATACCCGCCGCATGAGCGTAAGAAATGGGGCGCAGAGAAAAGATATTCCCCCACGAAGCTCCGGGCAAAACATGCAGACGTTGCGGACAGAACGCGGCCGGAATACAGCCGCCGCCGGAGACCGGAAGAGAGGCCGGCAACTCCAGTGCAGGCGATAATCGGCTGAACAGAAATGGATTACGTAAATGGCACCAGGTGTCGCTTACATAACATACTAACTATTATAAGACTCTTATTCTTCCCCGGCGACAACCAGGCCGGGGCGGACGAGCAGGTCGGCGGCACAGGCGGACGGATTCTCGATCCGCCAGAGCAAGCCGTCGACGGCACGCGATGCAATCTCCTGAATATGCAGATCGACCTCCGGGACGGGGGGATTGAACCCTTTCAGCAGAAAAGTGTTGTCGCAGGAGATGATTTCGAGTTCGCCCGGGCGGCGGACCAGGCCGAGAAAGTCGAGCGTCAGACAGATCCGGTAGGCGAGCAAATCGTTGAATGCGAAGATGCCGAGACGGTTCCCGAACCGGTCGAGCAACGCTTTGAAGCGCCCGGTCACACTGCCGGAGCTTTCCGCATAATCGCAGCGCAGCTCCGTCACCGGAATCCTCTCCGTTTTCATGCGGTTGCGAAATCCCTGGAGCCGCGGGTTCGTCTCGGGGCGGAACGACATCGGCTCCCCGTAAACCAGCAGAGTCTGCGCAAATCCGCGACCGATCAGATATTCCGCCGCCAGCTCCCCCGCCTGAAGATCGTTGGCTTTATATAGGTCCCACGGCCCGATGCCGAGCTCTTCATTCATGACCGACGCATGGGGATGACCGGCAAACAGGCGGCACTGTTCCGGTTTGCAGGAGTAGTCCGAAAGAATCCCCCGGCAGTCGTCCAGCAGCGCCGGTTCCGCCTCAAGCCGTTCGAACGGAACCACCTCAAAGGGAACCTTCCGCTCATTCAGCCGCTGAAGAACGCTGCTGCGGATCAAAGCCGCCACCGGGTCGCTGTCGCTGAAATAGCTGCCCTTCACCACCGCAATCCTGCCCTGAAGCGTTCCGGCGGCGGAGCTGCCGCGACGCTGCGGATAGCGCCGGGTGCGGAATCCGTGTTCCGCCGCAATCCGGGCCACCCTGCTCCGGAGTTCTTTCGATACCTGCGGCGAACCACGCAACGCAAGGGAGACCGCAACCGTGCTGATACCAAGCTGTTCGGCGATATCCGCCATTTTCATCGCCGGTGAAGCTTTCCCCGCCATTTTGCGCGGCCCTTTCCGATTTCGTTTTGTTTCACAAATATAATTATACCAGAAAATCTCCGTTTTGTCAACCGTTTTTTGAAAAAACTTTATATTTTCTTTCAATTTTAATATTTAAAGTAAACATATATTTTTAAAGCTAAAAGCCGCCTCAGCAGGAGCCGGACGGACATCAGGCGGAAATGTTGGGGACTCAGTGGCGGCAAAACCGCGAATTCCGCCGGAACGCGGGTATTCGGCTTCTCGGCCCGTTCCGCGTCAAAGGATGATGCGCACAATGCAGAGGAAAAAGACAAACAAGGCGGCAGCTTCCGCCGACACTGCCGCTGCCAGCAGAATCCGGCAGGCCGAAACGCTGCCGCGCCGGTCGAGAATCAGCCAGGCGGCCACCCAGGCCACCGTGAAAAAAATCATGATCCCGGAATAGCCGCCGTTAACCGCCAGACGGGTCAGAAGCGGCAGCAGACGGAACATGTCACCCCATCCTCGCCGGAGGAACGCCTCTCCGAGACTGCCGAACAGGAAGGCGACGAACCAGGCGGTCAGAAAAAAGACCGCGACCTTTGCAATGCCGGTGTTGCCGTCTTCCGCCATGATCACCGCTCGGCCGGAACGGATACCGTACGGCCGGCCTCCGCTCCCTGCGGAAACGGAAGCCGGTACTTCCGGCCGGCCAGCACGACGTCGAGAATCTTCCGCTTCCGGCCGGGATCGGCGGCATAAATCCGGCCGTTCCGCAGCATCACGAGGGCAGGCTGCTTCGCCTCAAGCACCGTACCGTCCGGCAGAGTGACCGTTCCCGCTTCATGGAAGGCGGCCATGACCGCGTCTTTTCCGGCGACGGCATGAATCGACTCCGAACCGGTTTCCAGCAGCTTCGCGGAACACTCCGCCGCCTGCGGCAGATAGACGACCTGATAGGCGTAGAATGCGTTCTCCGGCTTCCGGCCGTGATTGATGGCGCACGTAAAAATCCGTCCCCTGACCGGGGCATCCGACAGCGCTTCCGTGACCCGTTTCCAGTTGCCGGTCCGCTCCTCGCTCCCGGCGCTCAGCTTGCCGTCGGTTTTCAGAATCCGGTAGAGAAAGGCCCCGTTGGCGACCTCGGTCCCCTCCAAGTCGCCGAACCGGTGAACGGCCACCTCCTCATCGGTGCGCATCTGCGCAATCGTCGTGACAACCGGAGCATCGACGCCGCTCCGGATATCGCTGCCGACCGCGATCATCCCGGGCCCGAAGAAGAAGAAACTCTTCTTCGCCGCGACCTCCCCGTTATCGAAATCCATCGCGCAGAAGCCGATTTCATCGTCGGAGAGGCCGCCGACCCAGCCGCACTTGTTCCGGAGTCCCGGATTTTTGCAGACAAGCGGAGAATCGTCCTGCACGGAGGTGACGCCCGGAATCTGCCGCCACTCCCAGAGGGCGCCGATATCGACCAGCTCGCCGCGGCCGCTCATAAACATGGTCGCGCCATGCCCGGCCAGGCGGCCGAGCAGATTCTCGGAATTGACCGTTTCACTCGGAACCGTGCGGCTTGAACTCATTTTGACCGACCAGTAACAATCGCCGCCGTTGCGCTGTACATAGAAGTCGCTGTCCGGAAAATACCGGCTGCCGGAGAATCGGAAATCATTCTCCGTCACCCGATGCCGGACGCCGAGCACCCGGTTCAGCCGGGCCGCCGTTCCGGTCACCGAACGGTACTTGGCCCGCACCTGTCCGCCGTTGATCTGCCGCCCGCAGGCGCTGAAATCCATCTGCCGGTCGAACAGGACCCAGCGCAGACCATGATGATAGTACGAAGTCAGGATCTCTGCCTTCTCCTCCGGCAGCGCAAACCGGGTTCCGTGCAGAATAGCGAGCCATTTCGTCATCTCGCTGAAATAGGCGAGCCCGTAATTGCCGAACTGAAGCTGCGGACCGTGCTGGTGAAAGCTCCAGTCCGGCTGGATGCCCTCCATGCCCGGCGCGGCGACGTGAAGCTCTGCGGAAACGGCATCCGCCCCCTCCCGGACCCATTCCGGCTGTTCAAAAATCGCCCCTTTCAGAAGCTGGATGCCGGCCAGCCAGACCCGGTTCTGCGCCGTCATGCCGGGTTCGGAACGGTCGAGAATCGGTCTCAGCTCCGCAAGCACCTCCGAAGGAAGCCCGTCCCCCAGCAGCAGAATCGCGGAACAGAGCTCCATCGGAGTTCCGATGCTCTGATGCCACCAGTTCGGACTCGTGCAATCCCGGGCCGCCCAGAAGCCGAGGGCTTTCACCGCCGCGTCGCGCAGTTTTGCGTCGGCGGCGCCTTTCTCCCTGCCGCGCCGGTACTCCGCGGCAAGCACGACCGCACGGCTCAGGTGACGGCGCGGCGCCCAGTGGCCGCGGTTCCGGTCGGCGTAATTCACATCCCGCCAGGAACCGTCCGGCTGCTGCGTTTCCAGCGCCCGCCGCGCTTCCGACGCAGTGCCGCTGCCGGAAAACCAGGCGGCGGCCTGTTCGCGTATTTTTCGTAAATCGGCATCGGCGGCAAAGAGATTCGTCAGAAGAACCATGATCAGCATCACTCCGAATAATCGCATTGGTCACTTTTCCTTTCCATTGATAAAATAACCTGCGGAACATACTGCGTCAATCCGTCTGCCGCCGGCCGGAACAAGAAAAAACGAGAAATATTTACAAAACCAATATAATATTAAATTCCGAATTATCGTTATATCCGGTGTAGTCCGATCGGATACGGAACCAGACAACCATTCAAACAGGAGCAACCGATATGAACAAGAGCTTGAAAGTCATGCTGCTGGCGGGAGTGCTTGCCGCCGGGGCGTTCGGGGCCGAAGCACGGGACCGGGGACCGGGCGACGGCGTACAGATCACCCGGGCCATCGTCGGCGGAATCGTGCAGGTGTTGAGCCCGCGCCCATGCCGGCCGATGCCGCCGCCTCCGCCTCCGAACTGGTGCCCTCCACCGCCGCCGCGCCATCATTGCCGCCGGCCGCGGTTCGACCGCCCGCCGCGACCGGCCGTCATTGAGCGGACGGTCATCATCGAACGGCCGCACGGCGGTCGCCGCTGAGGGCGCAAGCCGATCGGGATGCGGAAGATACGTCTTCCGCATCCCTCACTTCACCGGATACGGCAGGCCCCACTGCTGCAGGAAAATCCGTTCCGGCCTGTATTTGTCCTTCGGCTTCTCCACGCCGGTCGGCCGGCCGACCGAAACGATGCTGAACGGGATGATATCGTCCGGCAAACCGAGTACCGAAGCGACTCCGGCGGAACGCTCCCTGTACGGAAAAACACCGAGCCAGACCGCGCCGAGGCCGGTTCCTTCGGCCGCCAGCAGAATGTTTTCGGTCGCAGCCGAGCAATCCTGCACCCACATTTCACGCGCCTCGCCGGTGCGGAACTGCGACGAAACACCGCAGACCACAACCGCGCCGGGCGCACTCTTCAGCATCTTCCCGTACGGCATGACCTCAGCCAGCGCATCGAGCTTCGCCCGGTCGGTCACGATGATGAACGCCCACGGCTGTGCATTCGCTCCGGTCGGCGCCGCAAATCCGGCGCGGACGAGCGTTTCGAGCTCCGGCAGCGTCACCGGCTCCTTCGTGTATGCACGGACGCTTTTGCGGGAGTGGATGACCTCCAGCACATCCGGCCGCCGTTCCGGTTCCACGGGAGTGCCGCCGCCGGAAGCCGCCGCCCCTCCGGGACGGATCAATGCCAGCGCCAGCAGCAACAGCAGCGCCAGAATCACAACTCGTTCGAAATTCATTTTGGTACCTCCATCCAACGGTTTGGGTTTCAAATCTGTGCGGCAGAAAAAATCGAGCAGCGCGCCGCAGGAGCAGAACCAGCGGCACCAGAGCCGCGGCCGAAAAAGGGAGAGCGCGACCAGCAGGAACGCCGAAAGAATCATCCACCACGACGCACCGGGCGCGAACGCCGGAAACGGCTCATAGGGCAGAAACGGGATACCGCAGACCAACGCAAGAACAGTCGCTCCGAGCACAATCCGGCGCAGGCGGGAACCGAACCGGAACGACCCCGGCCGCTGCGGCACACCGACGGCACGACCGAGCTTCGCGGTCAGTTCCTGCGCACAGCCGAACGGACAGACGCCGGAACAGTAAAAATTTTTCCCGCGCGCCAGCGCCAGCAGAATCACCGCCGAAAACAGCAGCAGCGGAACCGAAAGGGTCCAATGCGGCGAGCTCCGGACCCACCCCGCAACCTGGGCCAGCGACAGCCCGCCATGCGCCAGGAAACCGAGCAGAAACAGATTGGCCGTCAGCTGAATCTGCCGGTAACGGCCGCGCAGCGGCCGGAAAAACCAGTAAAGATTGCCGAGCAGCAGCAGAATCACCGCCGCATCGGTCCGGTTCCAGCGAATGGAAGGACGAACCGGCGGCGGCAGGGCGGCAGCTTCGGCCAGCCGCTCCCGGATCGTCTCCTGTGCGGCGCGCGACGAAAAGGTTGCGCCGGTCACGACATCGATCGGCAGCGCCGCCGCTTCGGCGGGGGTCAGATTCCGGTATCGGTCAAATACGCCGGAGGCGAGGACCTGCCGCCAGTATTCCGGGTCCTCCGCATTCGGGGGGAACTCGATCCGGTCGATTTTTCCGGACGCGGAGTCGAGAACGATCCGGGCCGGCACCGGGCCGCCGAAACCGGCGATCCGGTCATACTTCGGGCTCGTCGACAAAATATTCGGGGAAGTCTCCGGCGCCGGTGCGGCAATTTCCGCATTGCGCAAGTTTCGAGCATACCAGAAAACGGCCAGCACCAATACGGCGAAAACCAAATTTCCGCAACGCCTTCCCGGCGGCGACAGCAATATGGATCGGATCTTCTTCAACCTCACTCCTCCCGGATATAACCTACCCGCCCCATCGTATTTTTCAACTCCGTCATCCGCTTTTCCGCGGAATTTTCCGGGCATGAAAAAACCCTCCGGACGGAAATCCGCCGGAGGGTTGACAGCATCACGCCTGTTACGCGAGCTTCGAGATCGCCAGGTCGTAGCCGGTCCAATGCTTTTTCTCGTTTGCGATTTCAACCGAAACCGCATACTTCGTATTGGCTTCCAGAATGTCGACCGAGGTCAAGGCGTCGTCCAGCTTGATCTTCTTGCCGGTGGCCATGTCGTACAGGTTGATCTTCACATCCTTACCGAACCGCAGGTCCTTGTTGTAGTAATTCAGATCGAGATCGACCTTCGAGGCCGAGTCAAGCTCAAATGCGAAGAAGTCCTTCGCATCGCCGTAGCCGACCCACTCGTTCGACAGCGCCGCCGTGCCGGTGGCGGAGTCGAAGTTGACGGTCCGCGCCGCAGCAAGCTCGTTGTTGCCGGTATCGCCCTTCGGGAAATACTCATTGACCGCAACACTGATGGAGTAGTCGCTGTTCTGCTTGCCCTTGCCCTTGTCGCCGGACTCCACGACCAGATAGGTCTGCCCGGTCAGCAGCTCCTTGTCGAAGAACAGCATATCCGATCCCTTGACGCTCCAGGTCTTGATCTTCTTCTGATTCGCATCATAGAGACTGACCTTGAGTTTTTTGTCCGGATCGACGCCGTTGATCGAGATCGAGAAGCTGCCCGGACCGGTCGCCATGAGCTTGTAGTAGTCATAGCCGTCCTGATAGCCGACCCAGCCCGAAATACTCGTATTGACCGTGGTGGAGAGTTTGATCTCCTCCGCCTCGGCAAAGCTGTTGTTCGCCACGGTCTCGGTCGGGAAGTACTTGTCGTTGATCGTGATATCGTAGTAGCTGTTCTGCTTGCCCTTGCCTTTGTCGCCGGACTCCACCGACAGGTACGCAGCGCCCGGAACCAGCAGCTTCTCAAACGCCGTCTTGTCGCTGGAGACCGTCACGCTCTTGAGCTTCTTGCCCTGCTCGTCGTAGAGCGTCACCTTCAGCTTGGCCGTGACATTGCTCAGCGTCACCGTCATCTCGCCGGGGCCGCTCGCGCCGAGATAGTAGTAATCGACCGCGTCGCCGTAGCCGACCCAATCGGAAACCTTCGCGCTGCCGGAAGAGAGATCAACCCGGTTGTTCCGGTAGGCCTCTTCGAAGCTGTTGTTCGCCACGGTCTCGGTCGGGAAGTACTGGTCGCTGATCGAGATATCGTAGTAGCTGTTCTGCTTGCCCTTGCCTTTGTCGCCGGACTCCACCGACAGATACGCAGCGCCCGGAACCAGCAGGTTTTCGAACACCGCCTTGTCGCCGGAGACCGTCACGCTCTTGAGCTTCTTGCCCTGCTCGTTGTAGAGCGTCACCTTCAGCTTGGCCGTGACATTGCTCAGCGAAACCGTCATCGAACCGGCTGCCGCCGCGTCGATGTAATAGAAGTCAACCGCGTCGCCGAAGCCGACCCAGCCATTCCGGAAGCTGCCGCTGCCCTTTCCATCGAGCGTGATCGTCGCCTGCTTCGCCGTCTCGAAGCTGTCGTTGCCGGTTTTGGCCGGGAACAACTGCTGATCCGCCGAAATTTCGTATTTCGCCGACGTTTTCTTATCGGCGGAAACGACTTCGATGTAGTAATCGCGTCCCGCAGCGACGTCGCACAGCAGCAGCGGCAGATCCTGCGATCCCGGCTTGACCGTGTAACTCTTGAGCTTCTTCAGGTCCGAATTGTAAATCGTAACCTTGACGCCGGAATTTTTCCCGCCGAGATTCAGCACGTTCCTGATGCTGATCGCCAGCTGGGCGGCTCCGTCCAGCGTGACTTTGAAGACGTCCTTCACATCCGTCCCGCCGACACTCTGCTTTTCCGAGGTGCCCCAGGCCAGCTGCGTGGCGGTGTTGAAGTCGTTCCCCGCGTCGGCGGATGCATCGACATACACGTACTTCTCGCTGCTCGAACCGGAAAGGTTCCCCGCCTTGTCGTAGGCCTGGATCGAGAACCAGTAATCACCGTCTTCCTGATTATACAGCGTGACGTTGGTCGCCTTCGGGTCCGAAATGTAATGATACTGCGTGGTGTACCCGGTCCCGACCGCCTTGCGGATCGTGATGATGTAACCGGCCACGCCCATCGCATCGTACGGAACCGACCACGAGAAGCTGATATCCTTCGACGCCTCCGCC
This Victivallis lenta DNA region includes the following protein-coding sequences:
- a CDS encoding nitroreductase family protein, encoding MKKIRSILLSPPGRRCGNLVFAVLVLAVFWYARNLRNAEIAAPAPETSPNILSTSPKYDRIAGFGGPVPARIVLDSASGKIDRIEFPPNAEDPEYWRQVLASGVFDRYRNLTPAEAAALPIDVVTGATFSSRAAQETIRERLAEAAALPPPVRPSIRWNRTDAAVILLLLGNLYWFFRPLRGRYRQIQLTANLFLLGFLAHGGLSLAQVAGWVRSSPHWTLSVPLLLFSAVILLALARGKNFYCSGVCPFGCAQELTAKLGRAVGVPQRPGSFRFGSRLRRIVLGATVLALVCGIPFLPYEPFPAFAPGASWWMILSAFLLVALSLFRPRLWCRWFCSCGALLDFFCRTDLKPKPLDGGTKMNFERVVILALLLLLALALIRPGGAAASGGGTPVEPERRPDVLEVIHSRKSVRAYTKEPVTLPELETLVRAGFAAPTGANAQPWAFIIVTDRAKLDALAEVMPYGKMLKSAPGAVVVCGVSSQFRTGEAREMWVQDCSAATENILLAAEGTGLGAVWLGVFPYRERSAGVASVLGLPDDIIPFSIVSVGRPTGVEKPKDKYRPERIFLQQWGLPYPVK
- a CDS encoding prepilin-type N-terminal cleavage/methylation domain-containing protein, with the protein product MQRKGFTLIELLVVIAIIAILASMLLPALNQAREKARSSACMNNMKQMGMAFRLYVDDNDDFLVFQDNEGGSFRAWTQRILSDKDATRYAAWETAQCPSDAKKMLYTACFGISGMAEYNYDADYTGNRDMGNGVGKGDYIGRNFLVRHDGRNDMRFYKIGRLNHPSDTISYGDTYNTAYQNGAWYFTPSAYKESQEIGFMRRHAGRGNVLFYDGHCVSLDKSGLRATGSAVTVSYNSAGGKE
- a CDS encoding polysaccharide lyase family 8 super-sandwich domain-containing protein: MRLFGVMLIMVLLTNLFAADADLRKIREQAAAWFSGSGTASEARRALETQQPDGSWRDVNYADRNRGHWAPRRHLSRAVVLAAEYRRGREKGAADAKLRDAAVKALGFWAARDCTSPNWWHQSIGTPMELCSAILLLGDGLPSEVLAELRPILDRSEPGMTAQNRVWLAGIQLLKGAIFEQPEWVREGADAVSAELHVAAPGMEGIQPDWSFHQHGPQLQFGNYGLAYFSEMTKWLAILHGTRFALPEEKAEILTSYYHHGLRWVLFDRQMDFSACGRQINGGQVRAKYRSVTGTAARLNRVLGVRHRVTENDFRFSGSRYFPDSDFYVQRNGGDCYWSVKMSSSRTVPSETVNSENLLGRLAGHGATMFMSGRGELVDIGALWEWRQIPGVTSVQDDSPLVCKNPGLRNKCGWVGGLSDDEIGFCAMDFDNGEVAAKKSFFFFGPGMIAVGSDIRSGVDAPVVTTIAQMRTDEEVAVHRFGDLEGTEVANGAFLYRILKTDGKLSAGSEERTGNWKRVTEALSDAPVRGRIFTCAINHGRKPENAFYAYQVVYLPQAAECSAKLLETGSESIHAVAGKDAVMAAFHEAGTVTLPDGTVLEAKQPALVMLRNGRIYAADPGRKRKILDVVLAGRKYRLPFPQGAEAGRTVSVPAER
- a CDS encoding LacI family DNA-binding transcriptional regulator encodes the protein MAGKASPAMKMADIAEQLGISTVAVSLALRGSPQVSKELRSRVARIAAEHGFRTRRYPQRRGSSAAGTLQGRIAVVKGSYFSDSDPVAALIRSSVLQRLNERKVPFEVVPFERLEAEPALLDDCRGILSDYSCKPEQCRLFAGHPHASVMNEELGIGPWDLYKANDLQAGELAAEYLIGRGFAQTLLVYGEPMSFRPETNPRLQGFRNRMKTERIPVTELRCDYAESSGSVTGRFKALLDRFGNRLGIFAFNDLLAYRICLTLDFLGLVRRPGELEIISCDNTFLLKGFNPPVPEVDLHIQEIASRAVDGLLWRIENPSACAADLLVRPGLVVAGEE